Sequence from the Macaca fascicularis isolate 582-1 chromosome 16, T2T-MFA8v1.1 genome:
TTCGTGTCCTAGGGCTCGTTTTGTCCCTGGTCCTGCAGGAAAGTGTGGCACCAATTGACCGATTGACCGTTAGGTGAGCTGGGCCTCTCTCTCTTTCGGCACAAACGTGGGAAGAAAGGGTTTATTCACTGGTGAAATCCCTTTGGGCCCAACCCACAAGTGTCCTGTTCAGTGAGCCTGGTCCCTCGACATACCACCATCCGCCCTCAGGTCCCTTTCAGCCACCTCAGAGGAGCGAACGTCACGGCTGCTGGACCGCGGTGCTCAAGCCAGAGTTGGCCAGGAGCCAGCACCTCGCATGTGGTTCCCCAGCTCCGACAGCACCGCAGGCCCCGCCCTCCCAGCAAAGGCCATAGCCCTCCCCAGACAGGGCGACAGCCAGGCCTCTTTCGGGTCTCCCAGCCCCCTCTCCCTCCAGAGCTCTGTCCTTGTGGGGAGTCCTGTCCGAGGCCCTGCCTGGAGGTTTGGCTCTGGAGGCCCCGAGGAGGAGACCACcagactccccagaccccttctCTCACCTCCAGCCCTTGGTCTCCACGTCTCTGACCTTGTTGTCTCCCGTGGCTGCTGGGACTGCATGGATTCCCACCAGAGACTACATAGGAGCCCAGAGGGGGATGGTGGACAGGCCACTTGGCTCTGCCTGGGGTGGCAGACACCTGCCCATGGGCACCAGTCCTTCCCGGGTATTCTCAGGCCCAGGGGGATCGTGGACAGGCCACTTGGCTCTGCCTGGGGTGGCAGACACCTGCCCATGGGCACCAGTCCTTCCCGGGTATTCTCAGGCCCAGGGGGATCATGGACAGGCCACTTGGCTCTGCCTGGGGTGGCAGACACCTGCCCATGGGCACCAGTCCTTCCCGGGTATTCTCAGGCCCAGGGGGATCGTGGACAGGCCACTTGGCTCTGCCTGGGGTGACAGACACCTGCCCATGGGCACCAGTCCTTCCTGGGTATTCTCGGGCCCAGGGCAGCCCTGACTCATTGGCACAGAGAGTCAAACCCCAGGACATGTCCCCAGGGCACAGGGTCTCTACAGTCCTGGTCACTCTGGGAATGGAGCTGTGGCCGCAGGGCAGGTGTGAAGCTCAGGCTGGCCTGGCCTCAGCATCCTCCTCTAACCCTTATGGTCACactgcctctctgggcctgtttctttGTAAACtggagtattttattttattttttgagtcagaatcttgctctgtcacccagggtggaatgcagtgtgtgatcttggctcactgcaacctctgcctcctgggttcaagcaattctcatgcctcagcctcccaagtagctgggactacaagcacctgtcaccacgcccaactaattttttgtatttttagtagagatggggtttcaccgtgttagccaggatggtctcgatctcctgacctcgtgatctgcccgcctcagtctcccaaagtgctgggattacaggcatgagccactgcgcccggccttttttttttggtatttttagtagagatggggtttcaccgtgttgcccaggctggtctcaaactcctggtctcaagcaatccacccaccttggcctcccaaagtgctgagattacaggcatgagctagtGTGCCTGGCCTGTAAACTGGCATTTATAATGAAACCTACCTTGTGGGGCTACTTGGGGATCACATAACAATTGGCATGAAATGCTTTGCTTAGAAAGCTCCACCCACAACGGTGCCCAAGGTTGGCGTTGGTGTGACCTCGGTATTATCAAAACTacagagatgtgtgtgtgtgtgtgtgtgtttcgagacagagtcttgctctgttgcccaagctggagtgccgtggcacaatctcggctcactgcaacctccgcctcccgggttcaagcaattctcctgccgcagcctcccaagtagctgggattacaggtgtgtgcccccacacccagctaatttttgtatttttagtagagacaggatttcaccatgttggccaggctggtgttgaacttctgacctcaagtgatccgcctgcctcagcctcccaaagtgctgggattacaggcgtgagccaccgcgtctggcctggtttttttgttttttttttgaaacagggtcttgctctgtcactcaggctggagtgcactggcacaatcactgctcactgcagctgtgacttcccaggtttaagcgatcctcctacctcggcttcccgagtggctgggaccagaggtgtgcatcaccacccccagccaatgttttaatttttttttttttttttggagacgggtctccctatgttgcccaggctggtctcaaactcctgggccgaAGCGATCAtctcaccctggcctcccaaagtgctggggagaCAGGCTAGAGCTTCATGTTCTTGTCCCAGGAATCCCACATCTGGGGTTTAGCCCACAGACGTACTCGCCCTTATGCAATGTGATGACCACACGACAAGGCTGTGCACGAGCACCCTTTGCACCTGAGTGTGCAGGAGAGCCCCCCGCAGGCCCTGGACTGTCACACCTGTGGCAGCTTGCTGCGCACCCTGAGATACAGTGTTAAGAGGAGGAGACACCAGTGTGTGATGTGTAGCCAtctgtgtaaaagaaaaaattgcacgCATGTCAATGTGTGTGGGCGCAAGTCACccaggtgccgaggcaagagacCGAGGGCACGAACTGTTCCagtctaataaaatatataaaacaacaagAGATATAGTAGATCTAGATCATACAcatgattatatatgaatatcattaatcattagtttgtaaCAATTACTCTTTCCTCCAATATTACAATAATCCCCGCTCTACAAtcataacctaggaaaaaccaggccaCACAGAGATAGGAGCTGAGGGGACATAGTGAGAAGTGACCGGAAGACCGGAGTGCGAGCCTTCTGTTATGCCCGGGCAGGGCCACCAGAGGGCTCCCTGGTTTAGCGGTAACGCCAGCGTCTGGGAAGACGCCCGTTGCCAAGCGGACGGTGGTCTAGTGGTAGCGTCAGTGCCAAGAAAAACCACCCGCGACTTAGCAGACCGGGAAAGGGAGTGTCCTTTTCCCGGGGGGAGTTTAGAGAAGACTGTAGTCCTCCCCTTCTTGTGGAGGGCCTGATATCAGTCAGACCCACCCGCAGTTATCCGGAGGCCTAACGTCTCcttgtgatgctgtgcttcagtggtcacacTGGTTCACCTTCATGTTCcatcctgtacacctggctctgccttctagGTAGCAGTAGCAaaattagtgaaagtactaaaagtctctgatatgcagaaataatggCACATAggctgtctcctctctctctcctctctttctttttttttttttttttttttgagacggagtctcgctgtgtctcccaggctggagtgcagtggcgtgatctcggctcactgcaagctccgcctcccaggttcacgccattctcccgcctcagcctcccaagtagctgagactacaggcgcccgccaccacgcccggctagttttttgtatttttagtagagacggggtttcaccgtgttagccaggatagtctcgatctcctgacctcgtgatccacccgcctcggcctcccaaagtgctgggattacaggcttgagccaccgcgcccggcctctcctctctttctctctgcatcGTCTCCCAggcagggaagggccccctgtccagTGGACACGTGACCCACTTGACCTTACCTATCTTTGGAGATGGCTCACACTCCTTATCCTGCCCCTTTGTtttgtatccaataaatatcagCGCAGCCTGGCATTCGGGGCCACTACTGGTCTCCGTGTTTTGGTGGTAGaggtcccctgggcccagctgtgttttcttttctctctttgtcttgtgtctttatttctacaatctcttGTCTCTGCACATGGGGAGAAAAACCACCGACCCTGTGGGGCTGGTCCCTACAAATGTGTGCACCTGTTTACTGGAATTTTCACAAAATGATCTCTGGGAATATCCACAAGGTAGCGCTGTTTGCCCTTGGAAGCAGAGCCAGGGAGCCTGGGCTGGGGGGGAAATGGGCATTCACCTTCATACCTTCTGCgtcttttgaattttgaaccatgTGCACGAATGACctggtagaaataaataaaatgcaaacgtCTAAGGAATTGTCAGCTGGGTAGGAAGTGTTCTGGGTTGATAAGAGTTTTGAAACTAGGGGCTGGgcggagtggctcacacctgtaattccagtactttgggaggccgaggagggcggatcacctgaggtcaagagtttgagaccagcctggccaacatggcgaaaccccatctctactaaaaatataaaaattagccgggcatggtggtgcatgcctgtgattccagctactcgggaggctgaggcaggagaatcacttgaacccagaaggcagaggttgcaatgagctgagattgtgccactgtactccagcctggaagatacagcaagactccgtctcaaaaaaaaaaaaaaaaaaaaaaaaaaggttttgttttgttttcttttgttgttttttgtttgtttgttttttctgagacggagtctcgctctgttgcccaggctggagtgcagtggtgcaatgtcagctcagtgcaacctctgcctcctgggctcaaacaattctgcctcagcctcctgagtagctgggattacagatgcatgccaccacacccagctaattttttatatttttggtagagacagagtttcatcacattggtcagactggtctcaaacccctgacctcgtgatctgcctgcctcggtctcccaaagtgctgggattacaggcttgagccactgcgcctggcaagaATTTTGAAacgacggccgggcgcggtggctcaagcctgtaatcccagcactttgggaggcggagacgggcggatcacgaggtcaggagatcgagaccatcctggctaacacggtgaaaccctgtctctactaaaaaatacaaaaaactagccgggcgaggtggcgggcgcctgtagtcccagctacacaggaggctgaggcaggagaatggcataaacccgggaggcggagcttgcagtgaactgagatcgggccactgcactccagcctgggcggcagagcgagactccgtctcaaaaaaaaaaaaaaaaaagaattttgaaacgAGACAGAACCAGGGATCGCATAGCTCTCTGAATGTGACAAATGCCTCTGAGTTGCTCACTTGGAAATGGTTCGTCCTATCTTatgcgaattttttttttttgagacggagtctcgctgtgtcacccaggctggagtgcagtgtctggatctcagttcactgcaagctccacctcagcctcctgagtagctgggactacaggtgcccgccatctcgcccggctagttttttgtattttttgtattttttagtagacatggagtttcaccgggttagcaaggatggtctcaatttcctgacctcgtgatccgcccgtctcagcctcccaaagtgctgggattacaggcttgagccaccgcgcccagcctgttatGTGAATTTCTTcccaataaaaaatataaaaaggggccaagtacagtggctcacacctgtaatcccagcacactgggaggctgagcagccaggatggcttgagcccaggagctcaagaccagtctgggcaacaaagggagattccacctctacaaaaaattcaaacagtagttgggtgtggtggcgcgtgcctgtaaccccagctattcgggaggctgaagtgggggaattgcttgagcccaggggttcaaggctgcagtgagctgtgactgtgccaccgcactccagcctcggcaacacgagatcctgtctctaaataaatgaataagtaaaaagaaacgCAGCTACTACCACCCGCCCTGGGAAGTGGGCACCTGCGGAAGGGTTGAAGGGAAGCAGGGCCCCTCCAGGAGACCCTGCTCTGAGTCTGTGCATCCAAGAAGGGGTCGGAGCTGGGGAGTCCCCATggctcctccctgggtctccctgctgccctggggccagggaggggagggagaggtgtGAAGCGTATGAAGCAAATAAACACGCCAGCAGTGAGgttcttttttgtctcttttttaaaaatcatttttaaaaagttacaaaacaataTCATTCatcatatatttcttattttcctttttttaaaaattaaagtaataaaaaagtcactttataaaataatataaaagggcTTGATGGGCGGGGCCAGGTGGGGGCTGTCTGAGCTGGTGGGCTGAGGAATCCAGTGCTTCTCTTCTGGCTCCCCACTCATCATCAGGAAGGGCCCCCAGGTCACAGCTGGGGATGACAGCAGGTCCTTTTTCTCTGGCTGGGCTgtgggagaggggcagggagggtggTGGGCAGACCCAGGCAGAGGGACGGCTGGGGCCCTGTCCTGAAGAGATGGGAGGGCCTGCTGGTGGGGGTGAGGTGGCACTGGGGCAGCGGTGGCTGGGCCCCTCAGTGCTGGCATCTCCTCCAAACGGTCCGCCTAGCTTCCGTCGCTCGGCAGCCCCAGCAGCTTGCTGGGCTCCGGTCCCTGCTGCTGGGCCACCGTCTGCACGTCGAAGCCCATGTGCATGAGGAACTGGGCCACGTTCATCTCTTGCCCCGTGAACTGGTCTCGGACGGTGGGGCATGAGGGGTTGCAGTGGGGCCAGGGGCAGCTGTCCACCAGGTGGACGGGGCAGCCCTTGAGGGGGGTCTTGCTGTTCTTGTGGCTGTCATGGAGGCTCCTGTCCCAGCAGTGCAGTGCTCGGGGCAGCGATGTCCCCTTCACCTGGACATCGGTCCAGTGGCTGCAGAGGAAAACCAGGCGGGTCACATGGAGGGAGGGGCATCAACACTGAggcggcttttttttttttttttttgagaccaggctggagtgcaatgtcatgatcttggctcactgcaacctccgcctcccgggttcaagcgattctcctgcctcagcctcccgagtagctggattacaggtgcccgccaccatgcccggctaagtttttgtatttttagtggagacagggtttcactacattggccaggctggtctcgaactcctgacctcaggtgatccgcctgcctcggcctcccaaagtgctgggattacaggcgcgagccactgtgcccagcccagggctGAGCCTTAATTCTTGCCATACAGCTGTTGGTACAAGTGGCTCTGGCACCCCTACAAGGAAATCCCGCCCCTAGAAGGGCCAAGAAGAGGCCCATGGGAGGCCAAGTGCGGTTGAGGAAcctgtggacttttttttttttttttttttttttgtgtgtgagacggagtctcgctctaccgcccaggctggagtgcagtggccggatctcagctcactgcaagctccgcctcccgggtttacgccattctcctgcctcagcctcccgagcagttgggactacaggcgcctgccaccgcgcccggctagttttttgtattttttagtagagacggggtttcaccatattagccaggatggtctcgatctcctgacctcgtgatccgcccgtctcggcctcccaaagtgctgggattacaggcttgagccaccgcgcccggccacctgtgGACTTTTTAAGTTGATGTCACGGACACAAGCTGCCCAGAGCAAGGACACTGACCTCCGGATGATGATCTCatgggagaggcaggcaggggcaaAGCTGGCTCTGTTGGAGAGGAGAGAGTGGCTTGTGAGCTCCCCAACCCCTCAGCCCCTTTTCCACCCCCAGTCCCCTAGAGCTGTCCCCAGCCTGGCCATCGCCCCTTCCTGTTGCTGTGGCTGCCAGCTGCTCCTCTGACCCGGGCCTCCCCCTAGTCAGCCAGCTCCCGGCTGACCCTTATCCCTTTGTGCCTCAAATCCCTGCCCAGAGTCCACCTCTTCCAGGCAGGCCCTCCCAGGTGGTGGCAGGAGGCTGTCCCAGACAGGCAAATATTCTGCTACTATCCAGAActctacttttattttgttttgagttggggtctggctctatcgccccagctggagtgtagtggtacaatcgaAGCTTGCTTGCCTCCCGCAGGCAAggttagctcactgtaaccttgaactcctgggctcaagtgatcctcctgcctcagcctcctgagtagctgggattacaggtgacactacctgtataatttttgtatgtgcaGTACAATTTTGTATGtgcagataatttttgtatgtgcagtagagacagggtttcaccgtattgcccaggctggtcttggactcctggcctccagcaatcctgctgcctcggcctcccaaaggggtgGGATCACAGCCATGAGCCAGCGTGCCAGGCCCAagacctctgtctctctctgtatatacagagagaaaaagggtgttttatacacacatacatatatatatatgtgtgtgtgtgtgtgtgtgtgtattttttgagacggagtcttattccgtcacgcaggctggagtgcagtggcacgatctcagctcgctgcaacctgcgcctcctggttcaagtgattctcctgcctcagcctcttgagtagctgggattacaggtgcctgccactacaccagactaatttttgcatattttgtggagatgggctttcgccatattggccaggctggtctcgcactcctgacctcaggtgatctgcctgcatgggcatcccaaagtgctgggattacaggcatgagtcaccgtgcctggcctacaaaacctctattttttttgttttgttttgttttttcttcttttgttttttcaggaCCTCTATTTGTAAATCAAGAGGGAGCTACTCAGCGTGGGGCTCCCGGGGCCCACGCACTCACGGCACGTCCTTGAGCGTGTGGCGCAGCTCGCGGCCGAGGTTCTGGATGTACAGTCGTTGGCTCTCCTGTACCGGCTGCCCCGTCAGGTGCACGTTATCCACCGTCAGCTGTGCCTCATCAAACAGCCACTGCACCACGAACACGGGGCCTGCGGGCAGCAGGGCTCAGTTCGGCCTCCCCATGACCCCTGCTGCTGCCCCACATCCTAGGCTCAGAGCTCAGCactcccaggccccctgcagtGCCGCTCACCCCAGGCTCAGAGCTCAGCACTCCCCCGGCCCCCTGCAGTGCTGCTGAGGCTCACAGGCCAGCTAGCCTTGGCCCAACTCTCCCCAGGGGTATCAGTCATAAGCCCCCACAGAATGTGGCTTCCTTCTTTCAAACCAGCCTTTTTATAATCCATAGGTTCATAATTAACTAACTACATAAACTGCGTTTCCTTGAAGAAGGGCTCTTGTTAACTCCTCCATGACCTTGGCCTGTCTCAGCGACTCCACTTTCACCGAAATTTGGTGATGATGCCCTTGCACATAACCTCACCATTCCTCAGAGTGTGGGACTGGGGAGGAACCAGCCCGGGGTCCTGCAGCAGGGAGGGGCAGCATGGGGATGAGCTCGAAAGCACATCCCTAGCCCCCGGTATAGACAGGGTGACCACCTGCCCCACTTTGCCTGGGACTGGGGGGTGTCAGTGCTGAGGGCAGGCAAGTCCCAGGCACGCTGCAGCGACTGGTCCCCCTGGCACACAGCCGGCCTCCTCCCTGGACCAGGGCAGTGGTTTCTAAGCCCAGCCTGAGAGACTGGAGTCCACGGTGGATTTTCAGAAGCAAGGAAGTGTGGCCACCCCACTGCTGCCCTGTGTGCTCCGCTCGGCCGCCCACTCACAGCGCAGCGTCGGGTAGATCTTATAGCCAAAGAAGCAGTTCCACTCCTCGCCCTCCTGGAACTGGCGTCGGCAGCGCTCCGGGACCACCCCGTTCCAGTACCTGGAGCCACAAACACAGGTTAGGCTGCTGTGGGCCTCGTGCCCCGGAGCTCCCCACCCACAGATGCCACTCCACCCAGGCCCTTTTGGGGCAGAGCTGCAGCGCAGGAACGGGCCCTCCCCACTGGCGCACCTGATGCCACGGCGGATGGCCTCTGTGGGCGCACACGTGATGGTGTCAACGCAGTCTGTGTGGCGATACTGCTTGTTGTCCAGGAACCAGCCGGAGTCAGCCAGGCCTCGCACCTGGATGGCGGGGTAGCCCAGCTCCTCCAGCTGCTCAGCCACACGGTCCACATTCAGCAGCACCCCGGTGCCCCCCGCACTGCAAGGAGGGCCAGATGTGAGGCCAGGTGGCTGGGGAGAGGCACTCACCTCCCCCCAGAGTCTGCTCAGCGTCAGCCCGTGCCCCAAGGTGGGCAGGAGTCCTGATGCGTTCTGAACTGCGGATGCATTCTGCATTCTCTGTTCATGTGCAAGACCCATGGTTGTCCCCTTCAGAGCAGTCCAGGGCTGAGGCTGGCAGGTCACATGTCCTTGACACAGCCAggctctcccctctctcctccctttcctctctctgtctctttaactcagtttccttatctgaaaatgaAGATAAACTACATGGCCTCAGGCCCCTTCATCTGTTCCCCATATGTCCCCTGGGTCTCCTGCATGCCTGCTGGGATACAGGGACCCACAGAGGTGATCCTCACCTACCGGGCCCTGGAGAAGGGGTGTTACACCATGGCCAACCTCTAACCAACGACCTAGGTCCCTGCGGCCCGAACCTTCCGCTATATTCAACAACCATGGGGTCTAGACAGCGTCGGGTTACCCAGCACTCTGAAGCCAGGCCTCAGAGACGTCCCCAATGATGTGGGTTCTCCCAGCTCCAGCCTCTCACCCTCCCAGCCACCTGCCAAGATATGCACAGACTCCACCCCCTCCTCGCCTCCCatacacccccaccccacaccccttCTATGCACCCTGCACACCGTCCTCGCCCCTCACCTCCAGCCCCTGCCCGCCCTGCCCACCTGCTCCCGGCCAGCAGCAGCACCTTGGCCCCGCTCAGCCCTCTGCCCAGAAGCTCCCGCACCACCTCCTGGATGATGAGGGCGCCCATGAAGGCATACTCGTCTGCAAGAGGGACGGGGTGGCCTCAGGTAGGGGCCTGGGCAGAGAGAACCACCTCCTACCCCAGAATGGCTGGCAGAGGAGTTCTTGCCCCGCTGGGGGACTAGGGGGAATCTTCTGAGGTGGGGTCAGGGGCTGGGGTAGACTGGAGGAAGGTGGGTGCACCAGGCCATGCTGGGGCCTCCTCCCCAGGGAATATTCAGAAATAAGGACCCCCTACAGTCGTGGACAAGCGAGCAGTGAATGCATGGGTCAGGCATCCTGGGACATACTGTCAAGGGCTTTGAAAGTGAGACAAAGCTGAGAGTCAGCTTTTCCCCAGAACCCCCCCGTCCTGCCTCGTCCCTGCCCTGCCGTCCTGCCTTGTCCCTGCCCTGCTGTGCCCTGGGAAGGTCGGGGACTCACTCTTCTCAGACTTGGATGAAGCCCCACTCCAAACATCACTGGAGCAGTAGGGAATGAAGCTGCAACACAGAACAGAGTGAGCCTGTCACAGAGCCTGCTGCCCGGCAGCCTCCAGAAAGGACCCCCAGGACAGGACCCCCAGAAAAGACTGACCAGGACAGGACCCCCAGAAAAGACTGACCAGGACAGGACCCCCCCAGGAAGGGCCAACCCAGGACAGAACCCCTCCCCCAGGACCCAGGACAGGACCCCCCTGAGGAAGGACCATCCCAGGACAGGACCCCCCAGGAAAGGCCAACCCGGGACAGGACCCCCCCCAGAAAGGGCCAACCCGGGACAGGACCCCCCCAGGAAGGGCCAACCCGGGACAGGACCCCCCAGGAAGGACCATCCCAGGACAGGACTCCCCTGAGGAAGGACCATCCTAGGACAAGAGCCCCCCAGGAAGGACCAACTCAGGATAGAACCCACGCCCCAGGAAGGGCCAGCCCAGGACAGGACCCCCCCCCAGGAAGGACCAACCCAGGACAGGACCCCCCAGCAAGGAAGGACCATCCCAGAATAGAGCCCTCACAAGAAAGACCCCCAGGATAGAACCCATCCCCCAGAAAGGACCAATCCAGGACTGGACCCTTCCAGGAAGGGTCAACCCAGGACAGGACTCCCCCCCAGGAAGGACCATCCCAGGACAGGAACCCCCTCCAGGAAGGGCCAACCCAGGACAGGACCCCTCAGGAAGGACCATCCCAGGACAGGACCCCTCAGGAAGGGCTAACCGAGGACAGGACCCCCCAGCAAGGAAGGATCATCCCAGAATAGAACTCCCCCCAAGAAAGACCCCCAGGATAGAAACCCCCCAGGAAGGACCAACCCAGGACAGGACTCCCCCAGGAAGGACCATCCCAGGACAAGACCCCCCCTCCAGGAAGGACCATCCCAGGAGAGAGCCCCCCCCAGGAAGGACCAACCCAGGACAGAACTCCCCTCAGGAATGATCATCCCAGGACAGGACCCCCCCCACGCAGGAAGCACCATCCCAGGGCAGGACCCCCTCATCGCCAGGGAAGAAACGCCTCCAGAATGCCTCTAGGACAGGACCTCCCCAGAAGGACCATCCAGAACAGGACCCCCAGGAAAGACCATCCCAGGACATGACCCCCCAGGAAGGACCCCCGGAAAGAACCACCCTCCAGGCAGGACTCCCAGGCAG
This genomic interval carries:
- the NOTUM gene encoding palmitoleoyl-protein carboxylesterase NOTUM isoform X2, producing the protein MGRGVRVLLLLGLLHCAGGSEGRKTWRRRGQQPPPPPRTEAAPAAGQPVESFPLDFTAVEGNMDSFMAQVKSLAQSLYPCSAQQLNEDLRLHLLLNTSVTCNDGSPAGYYLKESRGSRRWLLFLEGGWYCFNRENCDSRYNTMRRLMSSRDWPRTRTGTGILSSQPEENPYWWNANMVFIPYCSSDVWSGASSKSEKNEYAFMGALIIQEVVRELLGRGLSGAKVLLLAGSSAGGTGVLLNVDRVAEQLEELGYPAIQVRGLADSGWFLDNKQYRHTDCVDTITCAPTEAIRRGIRYWNGVVPERCRRQFQEGEEWNCFFGYKIYPTLRCPVFVVQWLFDEAQLTVDNVHLTGQPVQESQRLYIQNLGRELRHTLKDVPASFAPACLSHEIIIRSHWTDVQVKGTSLPRALHCWDRSLHDSHKNSKTPLKGCPVHLVDSCPWPHCNPSCPTVRDQFTGQEMNVAQFLMHMGFDVQTVAQQQGPEPSKLLGLPSDGS